A window of the Gossypium hirsutum isolate 1008001.06 chromosome A03, Gossypium_hirsutum_v2.1, whole genome shotgun sequence genome harbors these coding sequences:
- the LOC107886512 gene encoding uncharacterized protein codes for MASANRWLKPEVYPLFASVGVAVGICAMQLVRNITTNPEVRVTKENRAAGVLNNFEEGEKYAEHGLRKFVRNRQPQIMPSVNNFFSDPK; via the exons ATGGCTTCTGCAAACAGATGGCTCAAACCTGAG GTGTATCCGCTATTTGCATCGGTGGGTGTGGCGGTCGGCATTTGTGCCATGCAACTTGTCAGGAATATCACCACCAACCCTGAAGTCAG GGTAACCAAAGAAAACAGGGCAGCTGGAGTTCTTAACAACTTTGAAGAAGGTGAAAAATATGCAGAACATGGACTTAGGAAATTTGTGCGCAACAGACAACCTCAAATTATGCCCTCCGTCAATAACTTCTTCTCTGACCCTAAATAA